The following are encoded together in the Primulina tabacum isolate GXHZ01 chromosome 18, ASM2559414v2, whole genome shotgun sequence genome:
- the LOC142533434 gene encoding organelle RRM domain-containing protein 1, chloroplastic-like, with the protein MRVLGNGKDAQMCMYHVSWESNYGFCGELDNECAQELAGIPGVLSVQPDENFGSDDKDYNGESGAMEDSSGSLLTTNIKTKKAICNWYIYTPIFSTFFTVASPFLLCSFNLFLHCVFLVWFSGNDFDKS; encoded by the exons ATGAGAGTTTTGGGGAA TGGGAAAGATGCTCAGATGTGCATGTATCATGTTTCTTGGGAATCTAATTATGGTTTCTGTGGTGAACTAGACAATGAATGTGCTCAAGAGTTAGCTG GAATTCCTGGCGTGTTGTCTGTCCAGCCAGATGAAAATTTTGGGTCAGATGATAAAGATTACAATG GTGAATCTGGTGCCATGGAAGATTCTTCAGGCTCATTGCTAACTACGAATATTAAAACCAAAAAAGCTATTTGTAACTGGTATATTTACACTCCAATCTTT TCTACCTTTTTTACTGTAGCCTCTCCGTTTCTGTTGTGTTCCTTTAATCTCTTTTTGCACTGTGTGTTTCTTGTGTGGTTTTCTGGCAACGACTTCGATAAGTCGTGA
- the LOC142533049 gene encoding copper transport protein ATX1-like: protein MSETVVLKVKMSCQGCVGAVNRVLSKMEGVNSFDINLEQQKVTVKGNVKPESVLQTVLKTGKVTSFWEATEAKPETVPKPNDPEAKLEPVSKPNDPKATPESGSKSADAVAAA, encoded by the exons ATGTCTGAG ACTGTTGTGCTCAAGGTTAAGATGTCCTGCCAAGGTTGCGTAGGGGCCGTCAACAGGGTTCTTTCGAAAATGGAAG GCGTCAACTCGTTCGACATCAATTTGGAGCAGCAAAAGGTGACAGTGAAGGGCAATGTGAAGCCAGAGTCTGTTCTACAGACTGTTTTGAAGACTGGGAAGGTGACTTCCTTCTGGGAGGCAACCGAGGCGAAACCCGAAACTGTGCCAAAGCCTAATGATCCCGAGGCAAAACTTGAACCAGTGTCAAAGCCTAACGACCCTAAGGCCACACCTGAGTCGGGATCAAAGTCTGCTGACGCTGTTGCTGCTGCATAG
- the LOC142533830 gene encoding pentatricopeptide repeat-containing protein At3g53360, mitochondrial-like — protein MSLARLIRSCTEARSIFDAKSVHGRIIVSGFNPDVQTNNHLLAMYCKLGSINYVEKMFEKMPERNICSWTSLISAYSNAGFTEKSLYCFRSMVLDDGIAPNDYTYVAVISACARIRALRIGKEVHGRMFRSGENVNSFVTNCLVNFYGKCGSLKMAAQVFDAIAEPGTISCVSFIASCVQCGENEQGLRVFLRCLRMGVKMNEFCYGTVLGACAALEILEVGMEMQCLAVKCGVKMDHFVVTGLVNFYAKCGELELARRALKEAENPGLTAWTALIGGCAQLGRYREAINFFQELLCTGLKPNELTFASVLGAFGKEKETWGGMQLHSLIIKLGFKAFTCVANSILDFYSKIDRLEESIVIFCQMGSHDNVSWNALIAGFTDSGCFEEATELIQNMFSDGFDPDPYTYSSLLSFCGDLPAIEWGKQIHCCIIKPGFDFNVVVGSSLIDMYAKCGRLNDSRKVFNILPYKNLISWNAIISGYAQHGFGREALNIYDIMLRNGFKPNDVTFISVLSSCAHVGSLAEGLHHFDSMTKEFGIIPKTDHLACMVSLFSRKGQTKEAYDFIRSFSVKPDKVVWRCLLSGCITNKNLELAKYAAEMILSVDPDDTSAHIMLSNIYADSNMWKESSQVRKLMKEKALKKETGYSWTELRDKVSCFSVDDCLQLQGNGVREVLTGLSAQLLDEGCVSDDLISLVNGDLNN, from the coding sequence ATGTCACTCGCCCGACTCATTCGATCATGCACTGAAGCAAGATCCATTTTCGACGCTAAATCTGTTCATGGTCGGATCATTGTGTCCGGGTTTAATCCAGATGTTCAAACAAACAATCATTTGCTCGCTATGTATTGTAAACTTGGGAGCATTAATTACGTTGAGAAGATGTTCGAAAAAATGCCTGAGAGAAACATCTGTTCCTGGACATCACTAATTTCCGCATATTCTAACGCGGGGTTCACGGAAAAATCCTTGTATTGCTTTAGATCAATGGTTCTTGATGATGGGATTGCTCCGAATGATTATACATATGTTGCCGTGATATCTGCATGTGCTCGAATACGAGCGTTGAGAATTGGGAAGGAAGTACATGGAAGAATGTTCAGGAGTGGAGAAAATGTTAACAGTTTTGTTACTAATTGTTTGGTCAACTTTTACGGGAAATGTGGGTCATTGAAGATGGCAGCTCAGGTGTTTGATGCCATAGCGGAGCCCGGTACAATTAGCTGTGTTTCGTTTATTGCTAGTTGTGTTCAGTGTGGGGAGAATGAGCAAGGATTGAGAGTTTTCTTGAGGTGTTTGAGGATGGGAGTAAAGATGAATGAGTTTTGTTATGGAACTGTATTAGGTGCTTGTGCTGCGTTGGAGATTCTCGAAGTTGGAATGGAAATGCAATGCCTTGCCGTCAAGTGTGGTGTTAAGATGGATCATTTTGTTGTGACTGGATTGGTTAATTTTTATGCAAAATGTGGAGAATTGGAGTTAGCACGTAGGGCTTTGAAAGAGGCTGAAAATCCAGGGTTGACAGCCTGGACTGCATTGATCGGAGGTTGTGCGCAGCTTGGAAGATACAGAGAGGCTATCAATTTTTTTCAAGAGTTACTCTGTACAGGTTTGAAGCCAAATGAGCTCACATTTGCTTCTGTACTTGGAGCCTTTGGGAAGGAGAAGGAAACCTGGGGTGGGATGCAGCTCCATTCTTTGATTATAAAATTGGGATTTAAAGCTTTTACTTGTGTTGCCAACTCGATTTtagatttttattcaaaaattgatCGCCTTGAGgagtccatcgtaatattttGTCAAATGGGTAGTCATGATAATGTTAGTTGGAATGCTTTAATAGCTGGATTTACGGACTCAGGTTGTTTTGAAGAAGCAACTGAACTTATACAGAACATGTTTTCAGATGGGTTTGACCCTGACCCTTACACATATTCCTCTCTTTTAAGCTTTTGCGGGGATTTACCAGCAATTGAATGGGGTAAGCAAATTCATTGCTGCATCATAAAACCTGGATTTGATTTCAACGTGGTAGTCGGAAGTTCTCTCATTGACATGTATGCAAAGTGTGGGAGACTCAATGATTCTCGAAAAGTCTTTAACATCCTTCCCTATAAGAATCTGATTTCCTGGAATGCAATAATCTCTGGGTATGCTCAACATGGTTTCGGGAGAGAAGCCCTGAACATTTACGACATTATGCTACGGAATGGGTTTAAACCAAATGATGTCACATTCATTTCAGTTCTATCTTCCTGCGCTCATGTAGGAAGCTTGGCTGAAGGATTGCATCACTTTGACTCAATGACCAAAGAATTTGGAATTATCCCAAAAACTGATCATTTAGCTTGTATGGTCAGTCTATTTTCGCGAAAAGGTCAAACAAAAGAAGCTTATGATTTCATTAGAAGTTTCTCTGTAAAACCCGATAAAGTAGTTTGGCGATGTCTTTTATCAGGCTGTATCACTAACAAAAATCTGGAGTTAGCTAAGTATGCTGCTGAAATGATTTTGAGCGTTGATCCTGATGATACATCTGCCCATATCATGCTATCAAATATTTATGCAGATTCAAACATGTGGAAAGAATCTTCGCAGGTCAGAAAACTAATGAAAGAGAAGGCGCTGAAAAAAGAAACTGGGTATAGCTGGACAGAATTGCGTGACAAAGTATCGTGTTTCTCTGTCGACGATTGTTTGCAGCTTCAAGGTAATGGGGTGCGCGAAGTTTTGACTGGACTGTCAGCTCAACTGTTAGATGAAGGATGCGTTTCTGATGATTTGATATCATTGGTTAATGGGGACCTAAACAATTAA
- the LOC142533448 gene encoding serine/threonine-protein kinase AGC1-7-like encodes MEIYVSDMADERKTPSSASTITTTTTTTTMAMNDMVEATNPKTSFGSEISRDIESIAVEIFRDAKKRGSETMTQKLTLHDFSFIRRLGSGDIGTVYLVELKGSKGSVFAAKMMDREELVSRNKEGRAGTEREILEMLDHPFLPFLYTTIECSRWSCLLTEFCPGGDLHILRQRQPEKRFDEDAVRFYASEVIVALEYLHMLGVVYRDLKPENVLVKSDGHIMLTDFDLSLKCDDSTSKPQIVYDRLNSKTHKSSSSDYSSRRFSIPSCMLPSCVVPSVSCLRPNRRRCRKGSRSTLKIVAEPIEARSMSFVGTHEYLAPEIVSGEGHGNAVDWWTLGVFIYEMFYGVTPFKGTDNEFTLSNIVARELRFPKDVPSVPASAKDLIIQLLNKDPTKRMGSTMGAAAMKQHPFFEGVNWALLRCTKPPYTPISKDFVSFNNDDPFDVNVEYY; translated from the exons ATGGAAATATACGTATCCGATATGGCCGATGAACGCAAAACCCCGAGTTCCGCATCTACCATCACTACCACCACTACTACCACGACTATGGCTATGAATGACATGGTCGAGGCTACCAATCCAAAAACGAGCTTTGGCTCTGAAATTAGTCGTGATATCGAATCCATCGCCGTCGAAATCTTTCGAGATGCCAAGAAACGAGGGTCCGAAACTATGACACAAAAGCTTACTCTGCATGACTTCTCGTTCATCCGGAGGCTCGGCAGCGGCGACATAGGCACGGTTTACCTGGTGGAGTTAAAAGGCTCTAAAGGGTCTGTCTTTGCAGCTAAGATGATGGACAGGGAGGAGTTGGTTAGTAGGAATAAGGAGGGTAGAGCAGGGACAGAGAGGGAAATACTTGAAATGTTGGACCATCCATTTTTGCCTTTCCTTTACACCACGATTGAATGTTCGAGGTGGTCTTGTTTGTTAACCGAGTTTTGTCCCGGCGGAGACTTGCATATTCTCCGGCAACGCCAGCCGGAGAAGAGATTCGATGAAGACGCTGTCAG GTTTTATGCATCAGAAGTGATTGTTGCACTAGAATACCTACACATGCTAGGCGTAGTTTATCGAGACCTGAAGCCCGAAAATGTACTTGTAAAATCCGACGGTCATATAATGCTTACTGATTTCGACCTCTCCCTAAAATGTGATGATTCAACATCAAAGCCACAGATAGTCTACGATCGACTCAATTCAAAAACTCACAAATCGTCTAGTTCCGATTATTCATCTCGTAGATTCTCCATACCGTCGTGTATGTTACCAAGTTGCGTCGTCCCTAGCGTCTCCTGCCTCCGCCCCAACCGGAGGAGGTGTAGGAAGGGTAGTAGAAGTACCCTAAAGATAGTAGCCGAGCCCATCGAGGCACGATCAATGTCATTTGTCGGGACGCACGAGTACCTAGCCCCGGAGATCGTATCCGGTGAAGGTCATGGCAATGCAGTCGACTGGTGGACGCTCGGGGTTTTTATATACGAAATGTTCTACGGGGTGACACCATTCAAGGGGACGGACAACGAATTCACCCTGTCGAACATCGTGGCTCGAGAGCTCAGATTTCCGAAGGACGTCCCGTCGGTTCCGGCTTCGGCTAAGGATCTGATCATCCAGTTACTGAACAAGGATCCTACTAAAAGAATGGGTTCTACCATGGGTGCAGCTGCCATGAAGCAACACCCTTTCTTTGAAGGTGTGAATTGGGCACTACTGAGATGCACAAAGCCACCATATACACCAATTTCTAAGGATTTTGTTTCATTTAATAACGATGATCCATTCGATGTAAATGTTGAGTATTATTAA
- the LOC142533451 gene encoding pleiotropic drug resistance protein 2-like: MAAAVTRDELARSMSRKSSFSSTSKRGWASASIHEAIVASGDDIFQKSGRQDDEEELRWAAIERLPTYDRMRKGILKQVLDNGRVVHEEVDFTHLSMQDKKHIMDGMMKAFEDDNERLLLRLRERIDRVGINVPRCEIRFEHLSVEGDAFAGSRALPTLYNSTINVLEGILGLLRLFPSKKKAVKILNDVSGLVKPSRMTLLLGPPSSGKTTLLKGLAGKLGEDLRVSGKITYCGHELREFIPQRTCAYISQHDLHHGEMTVRETLNFSGRCFGVGARDEMLAELSRREKQSGIKPDPRIDSFMKAIAVAGQKTSLVTDYVLKVLGVDICADTMVGDEMRRGISGGQKKRVTTGEMLVGPAKVFLMDEISTGLDSSTTFQIVKYMKQMVHIMDITMIVSLLQPAPETFDLFDDLILLSEGQIVYQGPRDQVLDFFESVGFQCPERKGVADFLQEVTSKKDQEQYWSRKTEPYRYISVTEFVHRFESFYIGQKIFEELRIPYEKSQVHPAALVKEKYGISNKDLFKACLSREWLLMKRNSFVYIFKTTQITIMAIFTFTVFFRTQMKPSHIDDGGKFYGALFFSLINVMFNGMAELAMTIFRLPVFFKQRDALFYPAWAFALPIWLLRIPISIMESGIWVILTYYTVGFAPAASRFFRQYLAFVGVHQMALGLFRFIAALGRTQVVANTLGTFTLLLVFVLGGFIIAKDDLQPWMKWAYYLSPMSYGQNAIVLVEFLDPRWSASNDDKRFAGSSAGLELLAARGMFTEEHWYWICVIALFGFSLFFNLCFVAALTFLQPMGESKSVSSNLENESKKNKSACSKIEGANFEFFSFLLCSFQESMQTSNLIDHAGRTTLEQANASDATTATEKRGMVLPFKALSLSFEHVNYYVDMPAEMKSQGVEETRLQLLQDVSGAFRPGVLTALMGVSGAGKTTLMDVLAGRKTGGYIEGDISISGYPKNQETFARVSGYCEQNDIHSPHVTVYESLLYSAWLRLPADVNKAIRQMFVEEVMELVELNTLKGSLVGLPGVDGLSTEQRKRLTIAVELVANPSIIFMDEPTSGLDARAAAIVMRAVRNTVDTGRTVVCTIHQPSIDIFESFDELFLMKRGGQVIYAGPLGQNSQLLIEYFEAIEGVSKIKYGYNPATWMLEVSSAAVESQLDLDFAEIYSNSDLNRRNGELIRKLNTPAQETQDLYFPTKYSQPFLTQIKACIWKQHWSYWRNPQYNVIRFFMTTVIGLIFGIIFWNKGDKIHKQQDLSNLLGAMYAAVLFLGGTNTSAVQSVVAIERTVFYREKAAGMFSALPYALAQVTVETIYVGIQTFVYSLLLYSMIGFEWGATKFMWFYYYVFMCFVYFTLYGMMLVALTPSYQIAAIVMSFFLSFWNLFSGFLIPRMEIPIWWRWYYWGSPVAWTIYGLVTSQIGDKMDNVHVPEHGDIPIKDYLKQFLGYDSDFLGYVALAHVGWVLLFFFVFVYGIKVLNFQRR; encoded by the exons ATGGCCGCTGCAGTGACAAGAGATGAGCTGGCAAGATCCATGAGTAGGAAATCCAGCTTTTCGTCCACGAGCAAAAGAGGTTGGGCTTCAGCCAGTATTCATGAGGCAATCGTGGCTTCAGGAGACGACATTTTTCAGAAAAGCGGGAGGCAGGACGACGAGGAAGAGCTACGGTGGGCGGCAATCGAGAGGCTCCCTACTTATGATCGAATGAGAAAGGGAATCTTGAAGCAAGTTTTGGACAATGGAAGGGTTGTGCATGAAGAAGTTGATTTTACCCATCTTAGCATGCAGGATAAGAAGCATATTATGGATGGAATGATGAAAGCTTTCGAAGATGACAACGAGAGGTTGCTTTTACGACTCCGTGAGCGAATTGATAG GGTCGGAATCAATGTCCCACGATGTGAGATCAGGTTTGAGCATTTGTCAGTTGAAGGTGATGCATTTGCCGGAAGCAGAGCACTTCCAACTCTATACAATTCTACCATAAACGTGCTGGAG GGAATTCTTGGCCTTTTGAGGCTGTTCCCATCTAAAAAGAAGGCAGTCAAAATACTAAATGATGTGTCTGGCCTAGTAAAACCATCGAG GATGACTCTTCTTTTGGGACCTCCAAGTTCAGGAAAAACTACGTTGCTCAAGGGGCTTGCTGGAAAGCTGGGGGAAGATCTTAGG GTGAGTGGAAAGATCACTTATTGTGGTCACGAATTGAGGGAATTTATTCCTCAGAGAACTTGTGCTTACATCAGCCAGCATGATCTTCACCATGGTGAGATGACAGTAAGAGAAACCTTGAATTTTTCGGGTCGTTGCTTTGGAGTCGGTGCGAGAGATGAAATGCTGGCAGAATTATCGAGGCGTGAAAAGCAATCAGGGATCAAACCAGACCCTCGAATCGATTCATTCATGAAAGCCATTGCAGTAGCTGGACAGAAGACCAGTTTAGTCACAGATTATGTGCTCAAA GTTCTTGGAGTGGATATCTGTGCTGATACAATGGTGGGTGACGAAATGAGAAGGGGTATTTCTGGCGGACAGAAGAAGCGTGTTACCACTG GAGAAATGTTGGTTGGGCCAGCTAAAGTCTTTCTGATGGATGAAATCTCGACCGGTCTCGACAGCTCCACCACATTTCAAATTGTCAAGTATATGAAGCAAATGGTTCACATAATGGATATAACAATGATCGTTTCCCTTTTACAACCGGCCCCTGAGACATTCGATCTTTTCGATGACTTGATCTTGCTTTCTGAAGGACAAATTGTTTACCAAGGTCCACGTGATCAAGTTCTTGACTTCTTCGAGAGTGTAGGATTCCAGTGTCCCGAGAGAAAAGGAGTGGCTGATTTTCTGCAAGAGGTTACATCTAAGAAAGACCAAGAGCAGTACTGGTCAAGGAAAACTGAACCTTACCGATACATTTCAGTAACGGAATTCGTCCATCGGTTCGAATCTTTCTACATTGGacaaaagatatttgaagaaCTTAGAATCCCTTACGAGAAGAGCCAAGTTCATCCAGCAGCCTTGGTGAAGGAGAAATATGGTATTTCAAACAAAGACTTGTTCAAGGCATGCTTATCAAGAGAATGGTTGCTGATGAAACGTAACTCGTTTGTGTACATTTTCAAGACGACACAGATCACAATTATGGCTATTTTTACATTCACCGTGTTCTTCAGGACACAAATGAAGCCTAGTCATATAGACGATGGAGGAAAATTTTATGGTGCCCTTTTCTTTAGTCTCATTAATGTCATGTTCAACGGTATGGCTGAGCTTGCCATGACAATTTTCAGACTTCCCGTGTTTTTCAAACAAAGGGATGCCTTATTTTACCCGGCGTGGGCTTTTGCTCTTCCCATTTGGCTCCTTAGGATTCCCATCTCAATAATGGAGTCAGGAATATGGGTAATACTAACATATTACACCGTTGGATTTGCCCCTGCAGCTAGTag GTTCTTCCGGCAATACTTGGCATTTGTGGGCGTTCATCAGATGGCCTTAGGCCTATTTCGTTTCATCGCTGCCCTTGGAAGAACACAAGTCGTTGCCAATACTCTTGGAACCTTCACTTTGTTACTGGTTTTCGTTCTTGGTGGATTCATCATTGCCAAAG ATGACCTTCAACCATGGATGAAATGGGCTTACTATCTTTCACCCATGTCTTATGGACAAAATGCAATTGTACTCGTAGAATTTCTTGACCCAAGATGGTCCGCG TCCAACGACGATAAAAGATTTGCCGGAAGCTCAGCAGGGTTGGAACTTTTAGCAGCCAGAGGAATGTTTACTGAAGAACATTGGTATTGGATTTGTGTCATTGCGCTGTTTGGCTTctctctgttcttcaatctctGTTTTGTTGCCGCATTGACATTCTTACAAC CAATGGGAGAGTCCAAATCTGTTAGTTCAAACCTAGAAAATGAAAGCAAGAAAAATAAGTCGGCGTGCTCTAAAATTGAAGGTGcgaattttgaattcttttcttttcttctttgttcattTCAAGAATCTATGCAAACGTCAAACCTTATTGATCATGCAGGGAGGACCACACTAGAACAAGCGAATGCAAGTGATGCAACTACTGCAACCGAAAAACGAGGAATGGTGCTTCCATTCAAGGCATTATCCCTTTCATTTGAGCACGTGAATTACTACGTTGATATGCCAGCA GAAATGAAGAGCCAAGGAGTTGAGGAGACGAGACTCCAATTGTTACAAGACGTTAGTGGTGCTTTCCGACCTGGAGTCTTGACCGCATTGATGGGGGTGAGCGGTGCAGGAAAAACCACTTTGATGGATGTTTTAGCAGGAAGGAAAACCGGTGGATATATAGAAGGTGATATCAGTATATCTGGTTATCCCAAGAATCAAGAAACGTTTGCTCGTGTGAGTGGATACTGTGAACAGAACGATATTCACTCTCCTCATGTGACTGTTTACGAGTCGCTTCTCTATTCAGCCTGGCTGCGTCTTCCAGCAGATGTGAACAAGGCGATAAGACAG ATGTTTGTCGAGGAAGTGATGGAGCTAGTCGAGTTGAACACGTTGAAAGGCTCGTTGGTCGGACTTCCAGGAGTTGATGGTCTGTCAACTGAACAGAGAAAACGACTCACCATCGCTGTTGAACTGGTCGCAAATCCGTCTATCATTTTCATGGACGAACCGACGTCTGGCCTTGACGCAAGAGCTGCTGCAATTGTCATGCGAGCTGTCAGGAACACTGTGGACACAGGAAGAACTGTAGTCTGCACAATTCACCAGCCAAGCATTGACATTTTTGAATCATTCGATGAG CTATTTCTGATGAAGAGAGGAGGACAAGTTATTTACGCAGGacctcttggacaaaattcacAACTGTTGATAGAATACTTTGAA GCGATTGAAGGCGTGTCTAAGATAAAATACGGCTATAATCCAGCCACATGGATGCTGGAAGTTAGTTCTGCAGCAGTTGAATCTCAACTTGACTTGGATTTTGCGGAAATATACTCCAACTCTGACTTAAATAG GAGGAATGGAGAACTTATTAGAAAGCTAAACACTCCAGCACAAGAAACCCAAGACTTATACTTCCCTACTAAATACTCTCAACCATTCCTCACACAAATCAAGGCATGCATTTGGAAACAGCACTGGTCTTACTGGAGGAATCCACAGTACAATGTTATCCGATTTTTCATGACAACAGTTATTGGTCTCATATTTGGAATCATCTTCTGGAATAAAGGAGATAAGAT ACACAAACAGCAAGACCTTTCAAATCTTCTAGGAGCCATGTACGCTGCCGTTCTATTCCTTGGAGGAACAAACACTTCAGCTGTGCAATCGGTAGTTGCAATTGAAAGAACTGTATTTTATCGGGAAAAAGCAGCTGGGATGTTTTCAGCTTTGCCTTATGCATTGGCTCAG GTGACGGTAGAAACAATTTATGTTGGCATCCAAACATTTGTGTACAGTCTTCTCCTTTACTCAATGATTGGATTCGAATGGGGGGCGACCAAGTTCATGTGGTTCTATTACTATGTATTCATGTGCTTTGTGTACTTCACATTATATGGGATGATGCTTGTGGCACTCACACCAAGTTACCAGATAGCTGCCATTGTCATGTCATTCTTCCTCAGCTTTTGGAACCTCTTCTCTGGCTTCCTCATTCCAAGAATG GAAATTCCAATCTGGTGGAGATGGTACTACTGGGGTTCTCCGGTGGCATGGACGATCTACGGCCTTGTAACATCTCAGATTGGTGATAAAATGGACAATGTTCATGTGCCAGAACATGGTGACATCCCAATTAAGGACTACCTTAAACAGTTCTTAGGTTACGATTCGGATTTCCTTGGATATGTTGCTTTGGCTCATGTTGGATGGGTATTGCTGTTCTTCTTTGTGTTTGTGTATGGCATCAAGGTCTTGAACTTCCAGAGAAGATAG
- the LOC142533449 gene encoding uncharacterized protein LOC142533449: protein MLESGSESRKINGHYISEHERDDDMESALKHQALLIVQFEEEEKVQREWEEKYRENNSGTQDSCDPNCHSDFTEQEEMKLPGFSDAGGTLSSNNLEMKGKLLETHFGEELETHQSFLSPPDEKKGLFQDQGCSHMITREPPMLESSFPVLEENIDKENSRKDHEAPSLPVYCTMNSSTNISSNAEKMFQPIVSASSSSSNKVPVVLQETSKDLGSVLEALQQAKSSLKQKIATSLPLTGGTSNTLDTFRFPPSSPALFRLPTDYQATSTAKHPVIHAKSSFANFSPEIYGDKPYPKPYIDPRNALSDVTLLTFPSSPSTESWHGATPQQSLSYTRHSTGPPSHNISYNTAPYTNTVPPVRDSYPFLPDITLQLPLSDGTSRRLSSSETSVPPVARFSSYDESFRRYMSR, encoded by the exons ATGCTAGAATCAGGTAGTGAAAGTCGAAAGATCAATGGACATTATATCAGTGAACATGAGAGAGATGATGACATGGAAAGTGCGTTGAAACATCAGGCACTACTCATTGTGCAATTTGAAGAAGAGGAGAAGGTCCAGAGAGAATGGGAGGAGAAGTACAGAGAGAATAACAGTGGCACACAG GATTCGTGTGATCCCAATTGCCATTCAGACTTTACAGAACAGGAGGAGATGAAGTTACCTGGATTTTCAGATGCTGGTGGAACATTAAGTTCAAATAACCTAGAAATGAAAGGCAAGTTACTGGAGACTCACTTTGGTGAAGAACTTGAGACTCACCAGAGTTTTCTATCGCCCCCAGATGAAAAAAAAGGATTATTTCAGGATCAGGGGTGCAGCCACATGATTACTCGTGAACCTCCAATGCTGGAGTCCTCATTTCCCGTGTTGGAGGAGAACATTGACAAAGAAAATTCAAGGAAAGATCACGAGGCACCAAGTTTGCCCGTTTATTGTACTATGAACTCTTCAACAAATATTTCTTCTAATGCAGAGAAAATGTTTCAACCGATTGTTTCTGCGAGTAGCTCTTCATCCAACAAGGTTCCAGTTGTCCTGCAGGAAACTTCGAAAGATTTAGGATCAGTTCTGGAGGCACTTCAACAAGCTAAATCTTCACTGAAACAGAAAATTGCTACCTCGCTACCACTAACTGGAGGAACTTCAAATACTTTGGACACTTTCAGGTTTCCCCCAAGTTCACCGGCCCTTTTTAGGTTGCCTACGGATTATCAAGCAACTTCGACAGCCAAACATCCTGTCATTCATGCAAAGTCTAGTTTTGCAAATTTCTCTCCAGAAATTTATGGTGACAAACCGTATCCCAAACCTTATATTGATCCAAGAAATGCTTTATCTGATGTCACACTTCTCACATTTCCTTCCAGCCCTTCAACTGAATCCTGGCATGGAGCTACCCCACAGCAGTCCCTCAGTTATACGAGACATAGTACTGGTCCACCGTCTCACAATATATCGTACAACACTGCTCCTTACACAAATACAGTTCCTCCTGTTCGAGATTCTTACCCTTTTCTCCCTGACATTACACTTCAATTACCATTGAGCGATGGAACATCAAGAAGACTTTCCAGTTCTGAAACCAGTGTACCTCCAGTTGCACGCTTTTCTTCATATGATGAAAGTTTTAGGCGATATATGAGCAGGTAA
- the LOC142533450 gene encoding uncharacterized protein LOC142533450: MEDSNAMTIEFLRARLLSERSVSKTSMQRADELSKRVSELEEQLKFVSLQRKKAEKATADVLAILENHGISDVSEGYDSNSDPEETLHRSMTDSLMTKDMSTNLEVRRNEMESHSSSELESSASIGRSLSWKSTKDSQCSLEKKKHVDPVRRKYNFPLNGSSARRAGKSCRRIRRRETRSFSNLGL; encoded by the exons ATGGAAGATTCAAATGCAATGACAATTGAATTCCTCCGGGCAAGGTTGTTATCTGAAAGATCCGTCTCAAAAACGTCCATGCAAAGAGCTGATGAGCTCTCCAAGAGA GTGTCTGAATTGGAGGAGCAACTAAAGTTTGTATCCCTTCAGAGAAAGAAAGCTGAAAAGGCAACTGCAGATGTTCTTGCAATTCTTGAGAACCATGGAATAAGTGATGTGTCCGAGGGTTATGATTCAAATTCTGACCCCGAGGAAACCCTACATCGATCTATGACTGACTCGTTGATGACAAAAGATATGTCAACCAACTTGGAAGTAAGAAGAAATGAAATGGAGTCTCACTCTAGCTCTGAACTTGAATCATCTGCATCAATTGGTAGAAGCTTGTCCTGGAAAAGTACAAAAGATTCTCAGTGTTCTCTTGAAAAGAAGAAACATGTGGACCCTGTTagaagaaaatataattttccgtTAAATGGTTCTTCAGCAAGACGGGCTGGTAAATCATGTCGCAGGATAAGGCGCCGGGAGACTAGGTCTTTTTCCAACCTTGGACTTTGA